The following is a genomic window from Fibrobacter sp. UWT2.
AGGGCCGTCTAGCGCCATGCCCACGAAGTGGCCTTCGCGGAGCGGGCGTAATAGGTGACGCACGTTGGTGGCGCCGTGGGTGCTCGATCCGCGTGTAACGCTGTAGCCTAGATTTTGTACGATAGTTGCGAAAAGATCGCCGTCGCTGGATTCTGAAACGAGCGTGTGCACGCCCCAGTTTTTGAATGCGGCGGCACTCGCGAGTAAGTCCTTATGCCACACTCCAAGGATTCCCGGTCCAAAGGACTCGGGGGTTTTAAGCCTGATGCGCAGGCTTTTGATCCAAAGGGTTACAAGAAAAGCCTTGAACCGGACCTTGAAAGCGGGTTTAGCCATGCGTAAAAGATAAAAAATTGCAAAAAAAGGCGAGTTTGCCCTTGAAAAGAAGCGAAATATTACCTATATTGCGTTTCACTTTGGCGACGTACCCAAGTTGGTAAGGGGCGGCTCTGCAAAAGCCTTATTCATCAGTTCGAGTCTGATCGTTGCCTCTCAAAACTCCTTCTCACCCCGAGAAGGAGTTTTTTGTAAGAACGAAAACCACCAGCTAGGCTGGTGGTTCTAAAGAAGCCTTCTGGCGGTGCTGAAAAAAAGAAATCCTTTGATTATAATTGAAA
Proteins encoded in this region:
- a CDS encoding lysophospholipid acyltransferase family protein, with product MAKPAFKVRFKAFLVTLWIKSLRIRLKTPESFGPGILGVWHKDLLASAAAFKNWGVHTLVSESSDGDLFATIVQNLGYSVTRGSSTHGATNVRHLLRPLREGHFVGMALDGPRGPALEVKQGSQWLAQSSGRPLWFIDVHYGAHLSLKTWDKFVLPLPLTRIDIEIKLSL